The following is a genomic window from Centroberyx gerrardi isolate f3 unplaced genomic scaffold, fCenGer3.hap1.cur.20231027 Scaffold_165, whole genome shotgun sequence.
AGAAGTTCACCCAAAAGgaaacattttgtcattatttactcaccctcatgtcagtcaaaacaccagtgaagtttgtatgtccacttaacacacagcgagttagctagtgcagctccatgtcagccttctccaaaacagttGAAGCGAACTGgcatttttttacagttttaaaaAGGGCAACAAATGACTATAAACTTACTCCAAAcggctcatgcagcataatctgttctgaagccaaatgattgcacatTCTTTCCTCTTGCCAATCAAGTCTGGCGGATAGAAAGTTCTGGTGGCGACACAACCTGATTTTGACCAAGTTGGCCACGGGATTGGAACAAGCGGGAAACAACTTTCTAATGGCCCCcatttcattcactttctcAGGCCAGGGGAGAGTGTTGCAATGGAGACGAGGAACAAAGGTTTCCTGGCCACGGCAGGCGACTGGAAGATGCGGGCAGACCTCAAGAAGCAGCTCAAATTCCCAGAGGAGATAACCCACACAAGCCTCAGACCAGACATTGTCCTCTGGTCCAGAGGTACCAAGCAGGTGGTCCTTCTCGAGCTGACAGTGCCCTGGgaagagaggatagaggaggCACACGAGCGGAAGCTCAAGAAATATCAGTCCCTCATCTTCGAGGGCCAGCAGAAGGGGTGGAAGGCCTGGAATCTGTCGGTTGAAGTCGGCTGCAGGGGCTTCACAGGGCAGTCACTCTGGAAAACCCTGGCGCTGCTTGGGGTCAAAGGCTCAGCTAGGAGGAAGCTTATAGCTGACATCAGCAAGTAGGGGGAAGCAGCATCCCGGTGGATCTGGGTGAAGACAGGCGAGCAGTGGCAAAGCCAATGTGGTGACTTGAGTTAAGTGGTGGACGGAGGGGGTAGTCCCAGGACACTGGGTCTGCCGTCGAGCCCCCCCGAGATGTCATGGGCTAATTGACAAAGCATCGATGAAGGAGGGTGACCATTTGATAACCCGGAGAAGCCACTCAACTCAAGTCCCAGTTGGAGGAGAGTGCAGTTTTGCTATTGAGCCATTAGGTCTGTGGATGATGCAATCAATATGGGCCTACACTACATCCTCCAACATTTTGACTCCCCAGGGTCCTACACTAGGCTCTTGTTTTTGGACTTCAGCTCAGCGTTTAACACCATCATCCCGGAACTGCTGCACACTAAACTCCTTCAACTCTTTGTGGCTGCCTCCATCTGTCAGTGGATCACCAACTTTCTGACAGGTAGGAGAAGGCCGGTGAGGCTGGGGAAACTCACATCCGGCACCCTGACAATCAGCACTGGTGCCCCCCAGGGATCCGTGCTCTCCCCACTGCTCTTCTACCTGTATACAAATGACTGCACCTCCAAGGACCCCTCTGTTAAACTGAAGTTTGCAGATGAGACAACAGTCATTGGTCTCATCCAAGACAGTGACAAGACTGTTTGCAGATGGGAAGTTAGACAGCTGGTCCAGACAACATAAGGAATGAAAAAAACTGCACACCCAACATGCAGGATGCAGTGCTCAAACTGCTCAACATTATACTGAGTTCAGGCTGTTTTCCTGACATCTGGTGCCAAGGCCTTATTTGCCCCATCTTTAATTGTGGGTACAAACTGGACCCCAATAACTACTGCAGAATCTGTGTCAGCAATTGTCTGGGAAAGCTACTGCATTATTATAAACACTAGAATTTCAAATCTCCTTGAATATTCTTAGTAAAAATCAAATTGTCTGTTTCCCCAAACATCGTACCACCGACCATATTTATACCCTTCACATGCTCATTCAAAAACATGTacgccaaaaaaaaagacaaaatatttgCTTGCTTTATTGGTTTTAGAAAAGCCTTTGATTCAATTTGGCACGAAGGCCTCTATTACTGACTTCTTCAATGTGGTATAGGTGGCAAAGTATACCACCTTATTAAATGTATGTAAAGTATATGAAAAGTAGATACAGTGTGAAGATtggagacaaacacactgagTTCTTTGCCCAGAGGAGAAGTGTCCGCCAGGACTGCAATCTGAGTCCAATGCTATTCAATATCTATATAAATGAATTTGCAATGCAGCTGGACCTAAACATGGCCCCGGGCCATGAAATCAAATTCCTGCTCTATGCAGATGCACTAAGATTTTCTAATCAACTTAAATCCAGTTCCCCAGACAGCCTCCACTCCAAAGCCCTCCAAACCCAAGAGCTGAATCCAGAAAAGAGAAGATACTGAGACTAACCACTCCCCCTCAAGTCATGCCTTGACCAGGCTCAGACCAACACTGCTTTACAAACACCAATTTGTGTAAACCAAATTATAAAACAATGCAAAGAGACCTATTTGGAACAttggaaaaaagaaaccaaaagtCAAAGCAAATTAGAATGTTATCTAGCCCTATAAACAGAGAATATGAATTAGCATCTCTTTACTGGCAATCGACATAAGAAATATTggcaaccaaacaaaacagaatatgtGGTCACTGTTCGACAGGTGAGGttgagacagagatgcactttctcctaaaatgtgaaaaatgtaactCAGTCAGAGATAACTACTTAAACAGGTTCAGCTCCCAAGTCCCCCACTTCCAAGAGCTTGATGATCAATCGAAGCTACAAATTGTACTAGCAGAAGGAAATACAGCAGACCTGGCTGCACAGTTTGTAGCAACTTGTCACAACCTGAGGAACAGTGAGTGACCAATATACTCTGTATTGTATATCAAATGTGTGTAACCCTAGTTGCTAAACATACATTAATTCCTTCACATAGTTTATTGATACTCACTCTGCAGTGGAGGGTCTGGGTACAGGAGCTGAATACACAGCAACCCAGATCCTCTGTCgaggcactgacacacacacacagatatacacacacacacacacacacacacacacacacttaggctGATACACAGGGCAgggaatataatataaaattgATATTTATgttgatgctttggcaacattgtttgtagactttcatgccaataaagcgaagagagagagagagagtgagagagagagagagagagagagagagagagagagagagagagagagagagagagagagagagagagagagagagagagagagggaagcaaagGGAGTATTGAAGGTGTTGAAGGTGTTAAAGGTGATGAAGGTGAAGAGGAGGGACATCAGTCtctgaaactgaaaacagaGGTGACCAGGTGGAAGACTGAAAAATGGAGGAGCTAGAGAAgtgtgatgggaggggtgggtgAAATAAGACAGCCAACAGATGggtaaggagggaggaaggaaggaggagagaggaaaggagacaagggggaagaagacagaggaagacaagagaaaggacagcagagagtgatgatgatgaaaaggatgatgcagaggaagggagggacatcagaaaaagagagggagggcgggggggCAAAAAGGCGAAAAGAGAGATAAATCATCTGTATGATAGAGAGCTTTGGTCAGAAAGctgccagacctcagcagcttctcctctcctcctctctctctgatgatggagaccctggaaggaggtgaactctgctttccacagctcctcaacacttcctgcaggaagcagatgcgtcctcactctgaggccatgctcctctacattctgctgtcctccatctctctgctcactgtggctctcaacctgctggtcatcatctccatctcccacttTAGGTGGCCATTGATTTGGCATATACAAATCTTTATAGAACTGGTAGACTTATAAAAACAAATGGCTCAAAGACTAGAATAGAGGTACTGTCACATCTTGGCCATTGATGGGAAGAGAGAAGTTGCTAAATAATGCTTTTGTATTTTCATAATGCTTGATATCTGCTATATCTTGTGATGAGatatactactgatactacaaaTATTAATGAATATAATGCTTGCTCTTTTTATACACTTTTACAAAAAGAAATTGCTCATGGACTAGAACAAAGATACTGTTATATCTTGGCCTTTGATGAGAACAGTCAGATTGCTAAATAATGCTTCTTTGTATTTAATGATACTTCATATCTGCTATAAtgctcctttttctctccaggcagctccacacccccaccaacctcctcctcctctccctggctgtctcagaCTTCCTCACAGGCCTCCTGATGCCAGTTGAAATCCTCCTTGTGGGGTCCTGCTGGTTACTGGGTGACCTCATGTGTGCTTTGTCCTTCTTCGCTGTCTTTATTATCATCTCTGCCTCAGTAGGAAACATGGTGCTCATATCAGTCGACCGCTATGTGGCTATTTGTGACCCTCTGTGTTACCCCACCAAAATCACTCAGAGAAGAgttaaaatctgtgtttgtctgtgttgggtCTGTTCTTTTTTCTATAGCAGTCTGATTCAAAAGGATTTCCTGGGACAACCAGGCGGGTATAATTCCTGCAttggagagtgtgtggttgtCATTAACTACATTGCAGGAGCTGTTGAGCTTGTTTTCACCTTTATTGTTCCCATAACTGTCATCATAGTTCTGtatatgagagtatttgtggtggctgtgtctcaggctcgtgccatgcgatcccacattgtggctgtcacactccagcgttcagtgactgtaactgctaagaaatctgagaggaaagcagccaggactcttggtattgtcattgctgtgtttctaatgtgtttctgtccatattactgtgtctctctcacagcCCAGGACAACATGGCCAGTGCTTCTTCTGAGATCtttctggtctctctggtctaTGTTAACTCTTGTTTAAACCCTGTGATCTATGCCTTTTTCTACCCCTGGTTTAGAAAATCTATTAAACTCATTGTTACACTTCAGATACTGCAGTCTGACTCCTGTCaggccaacatactgtaaacaTACAACATACTGTGGAAGGATTTAAAGGAGCCCTTCTGTCAAGGAGAAAATGCCAGAAgtctgcacaaaaacaaaacaaaaaaaaacatgctccaaaacatgttttttcttttttcatatattctgtacttgatataaatctttaaaaaacaagATGTTTATCAGACAATCTGTGTCTACCTCTGCTGGACATTGTCAGTGTCAAATCTAGAATATACCCTGCTATCCTTTCATTGCTCATGTTGGCATTtaccttaaaggataattctgtaGATTTTCtgcctgggccttattttcatGGCTTTTACCATCATGAAAATTGATTGTGTTAAAGGTTTTGTGATTTACTTCACTGTAAAGCTTTATTGTTTGTAGAGcatgctgctctccaatacacacccagGAGGGCTAAGACAATCTC
Proteins encoded in this region:
- the LOC139923207 gene encoding trace amine-associated receptor 13c-like, whose translation is MMETLEGGELCFPQLLNTSCRKQMRPHSEAMLLYILLSSISLLTVALNLLVIISISHFRQLHTPTNLLLLSLAVSDFLTGLLMPVEILLVGSCWLLGDLMCALSFFAVFIIISASVGNMVLISVDRYVAICDPLCYPTKITQRRVKICVCLCWVCSFFYSSLIQKDFLGQPGGYNSCIGECVVVINYIAGAVELVFTFIVPITVIIVLYMRVFVVAVSQARAMRSHIVAVTLQRSVTVTAKKSERKAARTLGIVIAVFLMCFCPYYCVSLTAQDNMASASSEIFLVSLVYVNSCLNPVIYAFFYPWFRKSIKLIVTLQILQSDSCQANIL